The following are encoded in a window of Pseudoalteromonas tetraodonis genomic DNA:
- a CDS encoding TMEM165/GDT1 family protein: protein MDIFLTSTVTVALAEIGDKTQLLSLLLAARFQNKIALILGILVATIINHGLSAWFGDWLSGNFAVEYLPWIVNISFIVVGLWLLIPDKDEEVSHKYDRYGAFLVALILFFIAEIGDKTQIATVLLGAQYQSVLWVTLGTTVGMLIANVPVIYAGKALLKRIPLNTVRAIAASVFVLLGIYGLVTI, encoded by the coding sequence ATGGATATTTTTTTAACCTCTACCGTCACTGTTGCCCTTGCTGAAATAGGCGATAAAACCCAGCTTTTATCTTTACTATTAGCTGCTCGCTTTCAAAATAAAATTGCACTTATTTTAGGCATTCTCGTTGCTACTATTATTAATCATGGTTTATCTGCATGGTTTGGTGATTGGCTAAGCGGGAACTTTGCCGTCGAATACTTACCTTGGATAGTCAATATAAGCTTTATTGTGGTAGGGCTGTGGTTACTTATTCCAGATAAAGATGAAGAAGTGAGCCATAAATACGACCGCTATGGTGCATTTTTAGTGGCCTTAATCTTATTTTTTATTGCTGAAATTGGGGACAAAACACAAATTGCAACCGTGTTGCTCGGTGCACAATATCAATCAGTACTTTGGGTTACGCTGGGTACTACAGTAGGCATGTTAATTGCCAATGTCCCTGTTATTTATGCCGGTAAGGCGTTACTAAAAAGAATTCCATTAAATACCGTAAGAGCGATAGCAGCCAGTGTTTTTGTACTGTTGGGTATTTATGGTTTAGTGACTATATAA
- a CDS encoding DUF6436 domain-containing protein, with product MQNLSKSRYFTISLICIWLAFVVSALVYFQLGQLKPFDEGNMLKQQNWFSQFKNQVLWQNKDSAQLVIITQENCGCTIQAQPHLSALQRFATNQGVEVQNFVLNNELKSVIPATPAAVLIDKNGEFVYAGPLSEGLACSQGSGFVETVISNLQAGFNSSLLIADTKGCYCVNNA from the coding sequence TTGCAAAATTTAAGTAAGTCTCGTTATTTCACCATTAGCTTAATTTGTATATGGCTTGCTTTTGTTGTGTCGGCACTTGTTTACTTTCAGCTAGGGCAGCTAAAGCCCTTTGATGAGGGTAATATGCTTAAACAACAAAACTGGTTTTCGCAATTTAAAAACCAAGTACTGTGGCAAAACAAAGACAGTGCTCAACTTGTGATTATTACGCAAGAAAATTGCGGCTGTACAATTCAAGCACAGCCTCATTTATCAGCCCTGCAACGCTTTGCTACAAACCAAGGCGTTGAAGTGCAAAATTTTGTATTAAATAATGAGTTAAAGTCAGTGATCCCTGCCACACCTGCCGCCGTTTTAATTGATAAAAATGGTGAGTTTGTTTATGCAGGGCCTTTATCTGAAGGGCTGGCATGCTCTCAAGGTAGTGGCTTTGTGGAAACCGTTATTAGTAATTTACAGGCCGGATTTAACTCATCATTATTAATAGCGGATACAAAAGGCTGCTATTGTGTAAATAACGCCTAA